One segment of Anastrepha obliqua isolate idAnaObli1 chromosome 3, idAnaObli1_1.0, whole genome shotgun sequence DNA contains the following:
- the LOC129242790 gene encoding armadillo repeat-containing protein 8-like has translation MWTISQETNWDELRYIISNGDGVDCREALIKIKDAVIGSNKQKGALISHELVPAILNTCIDQDQSPDRKMDALVILGSLAKGSEEQVEMLVKQYNVVPYLLKEIASNNNSKKCVEICLSTLRSIFEHPCAPKENFLADSDVLKHFLRLASASSSLKTQICITSILVSVCQTNEDQLRLLQAGTLHILSRMICYDNEDIQIPALRCLSCMCYTNRSVADNICVISFQGRSLPDILNSLMSRLFCPEIQLSAARCLTYVYRSGTLPSTDNRISQKALPTLARLCAESFDHSIRASASETLAYLIEIDSELQRTAAITNHLLKSLSDLLQSRDPSVKQSALCCFASLGANDEAIRKRLMDTYGLINAILNGLKDNNSQVKLAGIRCLHSLSRSVQQLRTTFQDYTIWEPLMGIFATETSIEYLVAVTSTICNLLLEFSPSKEPVINAGIIDRLCQYTTHADASLRLNCVWALMNVSFQSELYVKTDIINTLGTKRILELLNDTDIRIVMKTLGLLRNLLSKTYHVEVIMSVHSTQVLEAINKLLESEQSAEVKEQALCIIGNIAAEAQDGDYIIMDKKIMGHLAAFLFHTEKKLQAGALFAIYNLVHRKDSWSMEKYSRLSELNIIKNIYELNKKTIRNKAQCEDYIGRTLKQIVIQCKHFYPEILQ, from the exons ATGTGGACGATTTCTCAGGAAACAAATTGGGATGAATTGAGATATATTATTTCGAATGGTGATGGTGTTGATTGTCGAGAGGCCTTGATAAAAATCAAAGATGCAGTCATTGGAAGCAACAAACAGAAGGGTGCCCTCATCTCGCACGAACTGGTTCCTGCCATACTCAACACTTGCATTGATCAAGATCAAAGCCCAGACCGAAAAATGGATGCACTCGTCATTTTAg GTTCCTTGGCGAAAGGTTCAGAGGAGCAGGTTGAAATGCTGGTGAAGCAATACAATGTTGTACCATATTTGCTAAAGGAAATTGCttcaaataataatagtaaaaaatgtgttgaaatatGCTTGAGTACATTAAGGTCAATATTTGAACATCCATGCGCTCCCAAGGAAAACTTTCTAGCCGATTCGGACGTGTTGAAACACTTTTTGC ggcTAGCTTCAGCCAGCAGTTCCTTAAAAACTCAAATATGTATAACAAGCATACTTGTGTCCGTGTGTCAGACAAATGAAGATCAACTTCGGCTCTTGCAAGCTGGAACATTGCATATATTATCTCGAATGATTTGCTATGACAATGAGGATATACAAATACCGGCGCTTCGTTGCTTGTCCTGCATGTGCTACACAAATCGATCTGTAGCGGACAATATTTGTGTTATTAg TTTTCAAGGTAGATCTTTACCAGATATCCTAAATTCCCTAATGTCGAGACTGTTTTGTCCAGAAATACAGTTGTCTGCGGCTAGATGCCTAACCTATGTTTACAGGTCGGGTACTCTGCCATCAACGGATAACAGGATATCCCAAAAAGCGCTCCCCACCTTAGCCCGCTTATGCGCCGAAAGTTTTGACCATTCAATAAGAGCCTCTGCCTCGGAGACGCTAGCATATCTGATAGAG ATTGATTCGGAATTGCAGCGCACGGCGGCCATAACAAATCATCTGCTTAAGTCACTATCCGATTTACTGCAAAGTCGAGATCCCTCAGTTAAACAGTCTGCGCTATGTTGTTTTGCGTCATTAGGGGCAAATGATGAGGCAATCAGAAAACGATTAATGGATACATATGGTCTAATCAATGCCATATTGAATGGCTTAAAAGATAATAACTCACAG gtGAAACTAGCTGGGATTAGATGTTTGCATTCGCTCTCGAGATCTGTTCAGCAATTACGAACAACATTTCAA GATTACACAATTTGGGAACCACTGATGGGAATATTTGCAACCGAAACCTCTATTGAATATCTGGTTGCTGTAACCTCAACCATTTGCAATCTACTATTAGAATTTTCACCATCCAAGGAACCCGTTATTAATGCTGGCATTATTGACAGATTGTGCCAATACACTACGCATGCAGATGCCTCCCTAAGGTTGAATTGTGTATGGGCTTTAATGAACGTGTCATTTCAGTCTGAGTTATACGTTAAAACTGATATTATCAATACTCTTGGAACAAAACGAATATTGGAGCTGTTGAATGATACTGATATCAGGATTGTGATGAAAACATTAGGATTGTTAAGAAATCTTTTGAGTAAAACTTATCATGTTGAAGTAATTATGAGTGTGCATTCGACTCAAGTGCTCGAAGCTATAAATAAGTTACTAGAATCCGAACAATCAGCGGAAGTTAAAGAACAAGCATTATGCATTATTGGTAATATTGCTGCTGAAGCTCAAGATGGAGATTACATCATaatggataaaaaaattatgggtCACTTAGCTGCCTTTTTG TTCCATACAGAGAAAAAACTTCAAGCAGGCGCACTTTTTGCAATCTATAATCTCGTTCATCGGAAGGACTCATGGTCAATGGAAAAGTATTCTCGACTAAgtgaattaaatattataaaaaatatttatgaattaaataagaaaactaTACGAAACAAAGCACAATGTGAAGATTATATAGGCAGAACTTTAAAGCAAATTGTTATACAATGTAAACATTTCTACCCGGAGATTTTGCagtaa